Genomic window (bacterium):
GGGCGATCTGCGAATCACGAATCGCGAGTCGCCGGACCAGGATCGGGGGGAGCGCTTCGGCGTCCGCGGCCGGCGCCGGCGGCTGCCGGTCGGCAAGGCGATCGAGCACATCGTCGAGCGTTCGCCACCGCCCGTCCGCGTCGCGTTCCAGGGAGAGCCTCGCTCTCTCGACCTCGATTCGTTCGATCCGGAGCTCGTCGTCGAGGAGCCATCGCCAGATCCGCCATTCGGCGCGCACTCGATCGATCTCCGCGAGGGGCGCGGCCTCGGGGCCGATCCGGACGCCGTGCAGCTCGAGGCCCCGGCTCGCGCGACCGTCGACCCGATCGACCGCGACTTCGAGCCCGAGCTCGTCGCGGACGATCGACAGCGCGGCGTCTCGCAAACGATCGCGTTGGAAGCCGACGTCGATCGCGATCACGATCACCGTCGCCGCGACGATCGCCGAGAACACGAGCCAGCCGAGCAGGGAGAAGAGTCTTCTCATCAGAATGCGTGCCCCACGGACAGATGAATACGCCACGGATCCGTGTCGCGCGGCGGGTTCAGCAGGAAACCGACGTCGAGCCGGAGCGGGCCGACGGGCGTATCGACGCGGAGGCCGGGCCCGGCCGCGGCGCGCAGCGCGCTCGGGTGGAACGCGAAGGGACGGGACCGGACGTCCCCGGCCTCGACGAAGCCCACGAGCGCGAAGGGGCCGTAGACGCGTAGGCGCAGCTCGGTCCCGAGCTCCATCCGCGAGAGCCCGCCGATCGGGTCGTTCGCCGCGTCCTCCGGGCCGAGCTTCTGGAACCCGAAGCCTCGGATCGACTGCGTGCCACCGGAATAGAGTCGCCGCGTGAGAGGAACGTCGTCGCGCGAACCGTCGATCGGATCGAGGGTGGTCGCCGCGGCGCGCGCGGCGAGGACGACGGGACCGAGGGCGCGATAGGCCCGAAGGTCCAGACTCCATTGGTGGTAGTCGAGGTCGGAGCCGAGCGGGAACCCACCGAGCTCGGCTTCGAGGGTCGCCCGGAAGCCGTGGCGCGGGTCGAGACGGTCGTCGACGCCGTCGTAGCGGATGCCGCCGAAGCCATTCACGATCACGCTGTCTTCGGGGCCACGCACCGCGGGCGAGGTGCTGATCTCGAAGCTCAGGATGTCGGACAGCTCGTAGCCGAGTCCGCCGAAGACGGTGACCGGCCCGTCGCGACGGAGCGCGTGCGAGACGATCCCGCTCGCCCCGGTCACGAAGGCCTCGTATCCGGGACGCGCCCGACGCAGGGCGGAGACCGAGAGGTCGACCCGCGTCTTGGGACCGAAGAAGTGCGGCTGCCCGAGGGTCCCCTCGAAACCGACGTCGAGGAACGAGCCGAAGGCGCGGAGCCGAAGCCTTCGCGCGTCGCCCAGGAAGTTGCGCCAGTCGAGGGACACCTCTGCGCGGGGGCCGTCTTCCCTTCCGTAGCCGATCGACGCGCGCGCCGACCGGGGCGGCGCTTCCTCCAGGAAGATCTCGAGATCGACGACGCCGTCGACGCGGGCGCCGTCTCCGCCCTTCGGCTCGCCGACCACGACGCTCCGGAAGAGCGCGGTCTCGATCAGCCGTCGCTCCGAGTCGCGGAGCATCGAAGCCCGCAGGACCTCACCTCGCTCGAGCCGAAGCTCGCGCGCGACGACGTGCCTCGAGACCCTCTCGAGGCCAGTGAACGAGATCGCACCGACCGTCGCGCGTCGGCCGATCCGCAGCTGCCAGTCGACGCGTGCAGAGAGGGTCTCCGTCGAGACGCTCGCTCGACCCTCGATCCGCGCGAAGAGGAAGCCCATCTCGGCGCAGGCGAGCAGCAGCGCCTCGCGTCGCTCCCGATAGAGTCGCGTCCCGAAGCGCCCCTCGTCGCGCGGCTCGACGATCGCCTGCAGCGCGGTCCGTTCGGCGTCGGAGAGCGGTCGCGCCGCGTCCGCCGGCTCGACGATCGTGAGGTCCCAGCCGTCGAGTCGGGTCGCCGGTCCCTCGACGATCGTGAGGTGGACGTCGACGCGCTCCGCCGAGCGGCTGGGCGCGAGCGGGACGACGTCGGCCTGGATCTCCGCTTCGAAGTGGCCGACCGAGCGGTACAGATCGCGGATACGGTCCAGATCGTCTTCCAGCGTGAACGGATCGAGCCGCGGGGCGGGGCGCCAGAACCGCGGGTCGAGCGCGGCGCGTTCCGAGGTGACGATCTGCTCGGCGATCTCGGACTCCTCGAAGAGGGTCAGCCCGTCGAAGCGGAGGTGCTCGATGATCGGGCCGGACGGCGCGGAATCATCGGTGCCCCCGGTCTGTGCAGGCGCCCCCTGCGGGAGCAGGATCACGACGAGCACCGTCACGAGGGACAGGACTTGCTTCCTCGCTCGGATTCCGACCGCCGCGGGCGTGGGGCCGCCGCCCATCCTGGACTCCTCGACCGGGTCACCGGGGCGACGGTCCTCGTCGCGAACGGCCGCTGGATGGTCCGCTCTCCCCTTCTCGTTTCGTGCCCTGCCCATGATCATGCCGTCGCGGCGCGATTCGTCACCGAGCGGCGTCGCCCGGTTCGTTCTCGTCCTCGGAAGCGCCGGGCGCGGAGAGGGGGGCAGGGACGGGCTCGAGATCGATTCGGACGCGATCGGGCTGGATCGAAGCAACCCCCACGCCGTCCACGTCCTGGACCATCGCCGTCTCGAGGTTGAACGTGCGTCGGCCCATCCGCGCGAGGTAGGCGTCGATCTGGACCTCGAGTCCGCCTCGCTCGGCGAGCAGGAGGGCTCGGCGCGGCCCGCGCACGACGAGCGTCGCCTCGGTGGGATCGCTCGCGACGAAC
Coding sequences:
- a CDS encoding BamA/TamA family outer membrane protein, with amino-acid sequence MGGGPTPAAVGIRARKQVLSLVTVLVVILLPQGAPAQTGGTDDSAPSGPIIEHLRFDGLTLFEESEIAEQIVTSERAALDPRFWRPAPRLDPFTLEDDLDRIRDLYRSVGHFEAEIQADVVPLAPSRSAERVDVHLTIVEGPATRLDGWDLTIVEPADAARPLSDAERTALQAIVEPRDEGRFGTRLYRERREALLLACAEMGFLFARIEGRASVSTETLSARVDWQLRIGRRATVGAISFTGLERVSRHVVARELRLERGEVLRASMLRDSERRLIETALFRSVVVGEPKGGDGARVDGVVDLEIFLEEAPPRSARASIGYGREDGPRAEVSLDWRNFLGDARRLRLRAFGSFLDVGFEGTLGQPHFFGPKTRVDLSVSALRRARPGYEAFVTGASGIVSHALRRDGPVTVFGGLGYELSDILSFEISTSPAVRGPEDSVIVNGFGGIRYDGVDDRLDPRHGFRATLEAELGGFPLGSDLDYHQWSLDLRAYRALGPVVLAARAAATTLDPIDGSRDDVPLTRRLYSGGTQSIRGFGFQKLGPEDAANDPIGGLSRMELGTELRLRVYGPFALVGFVEAGDVRSRPFAFHPSALRAAAGPGLRVDTPVGPLRLDVGFLLNPPRDTDPWRIHLSVGHAF